The Hylaeus volcanicus isolate JK05 unplaced genomic scaffold, UHH_iyHylVolc1.0_haploid 12186, whole genome shotgun sequence genome segment NNNNNNNNNNNNNNNNNNNNNNNNNNNNNNNNNNNNNNNNNNNNNNNNNNNNNNNNNNNNNNNNNNNNNNNNNNNNNNNNNNNNNNNNNNNNNNNNNNNNNNNNNNNNNNNNNNNNNNNNNNNNNNNNNNNNNNNNNNNNNNNNNNNNNNNNNGGGGGGGGCAtcggtagcgttcgtaagagatcccggtgcccctccccaatgcgccgtggccggccaccgtgaggttttagtgggtattccccttgatatcaaatcaaggggcgagtctcacactaccccctccttatgagggggcgtgcgtaaacgcatttcctcacgtaaaaaaaaaaaaaaaaaaaaagggtggAGGTGGAGCTCAGGGACCCCGACCCGGTGGTCGAGAAGCGGGTGGTTCTGGAAACCTTCTGCTCTCGGCTGGAGATCGCGTCCCCGGAGGAGGTAAGGATTAAGATCCTTCGACCTACCTCCTAGGGGACGCAGGTAGCTGTGTTGGAGGTCCCGCAAAAGTGGGCTTCTTAGGTGGAGGCGAGAGGGACCATCCGCATTGGCTTCGTTGTGGCCAGAATGCGGGTGGTTCCTACCGTCACCCGGTGTTACAAGTGCCACGCCCTCGAGCACATGAGCAACTCCTGTAAGGAGGAGGAGGCGCTGTGCCGAAGGTGCGGGAAGCCAGGGCACGAGATGAAATCGTGCAAGGCTTCCCCACGCTGCCGGCTATGGGCTGAAAGTGGGACATCCTCCACTAGGGTTTCCCACATTGCGGGATCACGCGGATGTCCCAAGTACGCGGAGTCCCTGCGGTGGAGCAGGGGGAGCGGATGATGCGCGTCCTGCAGGTGAACCTAAATAACTGCAGAATGGCGCAGGACCTGCTAGCCAGGACGGCGGAACGGCTTAAGGCTGACGTCGTCCTGTTCTCGGAACCTTATGAGATCCGCCCGGGTTGGCGAGCAGACCTCTCATGTAAGGCCGCCATCTGGGTTACCGGATTTGGCGGCTGGCGGGAGGTGGTCGGCCTTGGCGGGGCTGGCGACGGGTACGTGGCGACTATGGTCCGCGATGTGCTGGTCGCCGTTACTATACGCCGAGGCTGGATCATACAACCCTGGTGGACAGATTACAGCTCTTGGAGGGGTTCCTGCGCGGTGGGCCCCGACGCCTTATGGTCGCCGGGGACTTCAACGCGAAGTCCCCGGCGTGGGGCTCTAGGGTGCTGGATGCTAAGGGCCTCGCCCTTGCGGAGTTCTTCGACCGGCTGTGTCTCACCCCCTTGGACAGTGCTGGCCCTTTCTCGTTTCAGAGAAATGGCCGCACGTCCAAGATAGACGTGCTAGCGTGTGACGCCGTGTCTCTCCACGAGATGATCCGTAGCGACATCCTGCCGGGATACACGGCGTCGGACCATCAGTACTTGTGGCACGAGTTCGGGCGTGACTCGCTCGGCCACGACGGGGTGCGGTCTCCCCGTGGCTGGAGAGTTGAGAGGCTGGACGTGGACCGTCTCACGGGCTCCTTGGAGACCTGTGTGGCGGGACTCGACCTGGCTGCTCCCCTTCGCCCTGAGGAGATCGAAAGGGTCCTGGACGGCATAGAGCGGGCTTGTACCATCTGTATGACGCCCAAGTGCcgccgcccccccccccccccggtaCGGGGTACGGCCAAGTGCTGGTGGTCCCAGGAGATCACGGAGGCGCGTCGGGGTGCCCAGAGCTCGACAACGACCCGGGTAGAGTCATCTCCGAGGTGGCCAAGTGGAACGCTGGGCTGCTGAGAGCGATCTTTGACGGTTGCTTTCGGGATGCCCACGTTCCGCAACGCTGGAGGGACCAACGACTGGTTCTGGTTAGGAAGACGGGGAAGGACCCTGCTTCCCCCTCCACGTATCGTCCCCTGTGCATTATCGGTCACCTACCGAAGGTGTGGGAGAACGTGACCAAGCAGAGATTGGAGCAAGCGATAGGCCCGCATGGACTCAACAGCCATCAGTACGGCTTCCGTGCGAGCAGGAACACGGTCCAGGCGATAAGGCACGTTCAGGCGCTGACTGAAGCTGCAAAGCAGCACCAGCAGTACTGCGTCCTTATCGCCCTGGACGTTAAAAACGCTTTTAATTCCCTCTCATGGGAGTTGTTCATGAGAAATGTCTGTGGCCGCGGGCTCACGCTTTACCTTCGTAAGGCACTAGAGGCGTATCTCTCAAGTAGGTATATCTACTATGAGACCGCGGAGGGTGAGGGGCGCCGTCGTATCAGCGGCGGAGTCCCGCAGGGCTCTGTGGTCGGCCCGCTAttgtggaatattttctacgatGGCGTGCTGGGCCTCCGCCTTCCGAGGGGGTGCTCAATCGTTGGGTACGCCGACGACATCCTCGTAGTCGTGACTGATTCGGAGCGCGGATCACTGGATCATAAGATCCAGGTGTGCATGCGGTCCGTGGAGGAATGGATGGCGTCTGCGAGGCTCATGATCGCCCCGGAGAAAACCGAGGTGTTCATGGGCAACCGTAAATGGTTGGGTCCCCCGTTACTGGTTCCAGTTGGTGGCCGGTTGATTTCTCCGGCGACCAAATTCACTTACTTGGGGGTGACCTTCGATAGGTCACACAGTTTTAAAGAACACATTGAGGGGGTCACCTCCAAGGCCACCCAGATGATGTACGCGCTGGCCCGGATTATGCCGAACATCGGCGGCACAGGCCAACGGGTCAGCGCGTTATATTACGCGGTCATGGAGTCGGTGATGCTGTACGCATCCCCCATATGGGCTGGGGCGAAGCGTATAGCGGCCCGACGACAAAAAATGATCTCTGCCCAACGGGCGGCGCTGACCCGGGTATGTAAGGCGTACCGGACTGTGCCTAACGACGCTCTCCCGGTAATCGCCGGTATATTGCCCATCCTCTTGAAGATCGAGGAGCGGGCTCGAGTGTTTACGGTTCTCGAGGTCGGCCGAACCGGACCGCGACAGCCCTCTGAAGCGGACCTCCGGACTGCCGTCGAGGAGGTCAAAAGAGACATCATCGATAAATGGCAGTCCGAGTGGGACGCCAGCGGTGCCCACCGTGTTACCCATCAGTGGATCTCGGACATACGGGCATGGATGGGGAGGCCCTACGGCCAGGGGAGGAGCGGCTTGGGCGCATGGCCGGTGCGCCTGGTGCACGTGGGATATCCGCGGGACGGGTCACGATAGTTTTAATTTCTAGACTTCCCCCGtaacgggggggggggggaggtcCTACAAGGTGAGACCCCCGAGCCGCGGTGGGTTTTATAGAATggtttgtatttatttacctttttatttattttatacttctgacatttttaatttttatccagtgacaatttattatgcttttatctatttatttattttattttatttgatagatACGTCTCCCATGCAGGACCTCGGGTCGGCCCATATCTTCGTACCTCCACGTCCGGAACGGCTGAGCGTGCAGAGGGGGGCTCTAGTTTATGCGCCAGGTGTTGCCCTGGAGGCCATCTCCGTTGCGGTCCGGGCTCGCGGCGGAGCTCCACCCGCTCCTGGGGCATTGTGATTCCCTTCCCTCTGCTAGACGGTGGGATGAGGACCCTTGCCGAGCACCTAGGGAGGGTCCGCCCCCGGTAGATGTTGCCAGGGGGTCGCGGCGCTAGGGTGGGGGGCAGCATTGCACTACAGCTACCCCGACAAGACATCCCCACTTGGGCCCGGGCCCAATTGGGGTTGGCGAGCGGATTCCCCCGTCTGGTGGGGGTGGCCTTGCACCCTAATACCGGGCGGGGTGAAGTCTGACCGATCGGGAATGGCCCCTACCCTTCGACAGGGCAGGGGTTCATCGAGGGAGttagccccccccccccccatggAGTGCTCTATGAAAGGCGGCCGCCGAGAAGGACTTGGTGGTCCTCCCGGGGCAAAGTATTACCTTCGGTATAGTCCTGCCCCGGGAGGACGAGGTGGAGGTTTTAGTCCGTAAAAATCTGACACTACCCCCCAACAACATCTGGGGGGTGTCTTTTGAAGGCTTCCTCCACCtcggtaaacaaaaaaaaaagggaaaaaagggGGTGTGGGGACGGGAAAACCGTGGACGAAGGAGCGAGGGGGAGCACGCTTGATGGGGAGGGGGGAtcggtaattattacctacggtcggTAAGGTAGGATGCAATTATTACTTACGGTCGATAAGGTAGAGGGGGACATCACCGGTCGGTAAATATCAGTgatcggtaaaaaagaaaaacgcaaattttacatgtaaagaAATAAGCGCGAAAGGGAGGGGGAAACCATCCTCGCGCGCAGGAGTGGGGGTGTTTTTTCAGGCCCCGCGGGTTCCCTCTCTTTCGCGCccaagtattttcttcctcgcactcatgccccgtgcaacatataatattacattacaatctttgacgcagccatcggtaggaacgtttcgcgacgatggcctcgagcagaagatccaaaaacgcaaagtttgctaattacaatccggcagcaaatcttttatttgcgcgaTAAAATTGCTCGAGAACTAGACATTTAAATAACGGTAGAGGTGACATCATTCTTTTGATGATGAGAATATTGGAGAACGTGCGAGGGAAACATTACaccggatgagaatatgatatgggaggaaatgcgctagaaagaaagaaagacacataTATCCAAGCTATTTGTTTTATTGATAACTGTATTCCAACATTACATCTAAACCTAATGCTAACAATTCAGAGTCAATCAATGAATGACGCTCAAAATTTTCAGATTCAACAATCGCCTTTGCATAATCCTTAATTTcagcattttgtattatttctataaaccTGTTGTACTTAGATTCTACCAGGTACAAGTTTTTAGACAGCCAACTGTACATGTGATCGATACAATATTCGAAACCGAACAACTTTTGTACGGTTTTTTCACTCATGAACATAGAGACGGTAGAATTTGAGAGTTTTGCGAGTTTTACGTCGTTTAGTTGACGGAATTTAACTGTTACACCATTAATGCTTATCGGCTCGCTCGAGGTTTCCGATGTATCAGCAAAAATCTGCAGAATGTTATGCCTCTTTCGTAGTAGATCTTTCCAcgtatccatagaaaatttaatttcgtttccacgAGAGTCTCCTATAGCCAGCTCTACATCACAGGAACCACCGATTCGAACCTCGATGTCGAGATACTTGTAGAATGTATCCGTCAGGGGATATTTCCTCCCCAGTATATGCACCACGCGTGTTACTCTACATTCCGAATGAACATTATCGCTATCACTgacaagagaaacaaaaaattatataggatattgaattttgactgcatattttgcaatatATTGTCAAAGAACTTACTGTGTGCgcgatttctttgttaatggTTGGTTGAACTCCTTGTTCGGAAGATTCTCTCGCGTTGCTCGAGCGATTTCAGCATTGGACCACATCGCTGATGTCTCAATACGAGGCGATAGAACGATGTTGCGAacaatgattgaaaaaatgcgtttagatatttttatataacaccTCCCACTCTTTGTCAgatggacaaaaaaaaaatgctgaaacAGCTAATCTCCCCTCCCACACACATTTCACTTTCTtatccacatttatttttagcataCACACCTTTGCGTAGCGCgtgatctaattttttttatacgtaataAGACCCTCATCATCGCGGAGTCATTCTAATGAATTGATACGTCAGTGGTGTATttcccaaaaatatatatatgttccCAGGAAAACATACGAAAACAGCGATACGGAATATGAGGGGAGTACGAAAATCTGCAGNNNNNNNNNNNNNNNNNNNNNNNNNNNNNNNNNNNNNNNNNNNNNNNNNNNNNNNNNNNNNNNNNNNNNNNNNNNNNNNNNNNNNNNNNNNNNNNNNNNNTATGAGGGGATTACGAAAATCTGCAGGCAGTGACATCATAGTAGGGGTATATCATGTGACAAAATCACGTGACCTAgactataaaaattgtgttgcAGATTCAACTGCATCCAAACCGTTCTGTAACGGCCCCCCAGCGAAGAAGTGAGTGCAACCATGGAAGAACTCTTGGAAATGGAAAGTCGATTGTGAGACCAGGCCGATCGATTGACTTCGCAAGAAGAATACCTCGCATGGGAAGAACAATGCAACGAGTGCCTCGAGTCGCTGGAAGAACATAGTTGAGCAAAACGCCCTCGATTATCGATCGGGGTTCAACAATCGTTGATCGCTCGTATCGCGTGTCTTGATAGTTTAAAGTATTCGTTGCGCAGACGTTTCGTGTACGACGGTGCCGGCTATTCAAGCACTAGACTCTTGTGGCGTGAAATAGACACTGCGTTCGAGAGCCGCGTATTAACCGGCGCTGTTTTAAATTCGCACTACATCGAACCGCGTAACTTTCTTCAGGATGCGAGAGACCTTGTGCTGAAGCATATACGGGGTGCATTGGTGAAATATAAGACACTAAAAGTGAGTACCGTGTTTAATGGAGAGTTTGTAGCGGGTGATAAACGCTCGAACAAGACTATCAGCACGAAGAACTGTGAAATCTTTGGCGAGATCAATCTCGAAGAGTGGTACGAGCAACGCGTCGTCGAACCCACCCTAGCATCGCtggaagaatttcaagaacggGATAGCGGATGGGCGCTGTCGCGTATactcaatttaattgttaacgtgaataaataatatatgccGCTGCATGCTGGATGTACCATACAATTACCGCGAGAAATACAACTAAAGAGAGCTGTAATCAACGTATGCTCGAACGACAATGCATGTTTCGCGTGGTCAGTAGTGGCCGTTCTGCATCCAGCCGAAAGGAACGCATGTCGGGCATCGGTATATCCTCATTATTCAACAGTGTTGAATATCCAggatatcgaatttccaatgacattgaaccaaattaaaaagtttggaTCGCCAACAGCGTCTCCATCAACGTCTACACCACTGAAGAAAAGAAGGTTCTACAGATACGGCTCGCCACACGGAAGATGGAGAGACATgtcaattttctgtatttagaAGGAGCAAACGGCGTGAGACATTTCGTGTGGATCAAAAACTTGTCTCGCCTCGTGAGCTCACAATTGAGTAAAAAGAATCATCGAAAAAACTTTTGCGAtaggtatgtatataataataattcttttttatttcttaaatatgttacgattgaaaaaaatttatgtcttTTTATTGCAGATGCTTGCACAACTTTAGTTCGAGTGAGAAGCTGGAAGCTCACACCGTAGATTGCGAGAAGATGAACGAATGCGCAATCGTATTACCAGATGATGAAAGCAAG includes the following:
- the LOC128882789 gene encoding uncharacterized protein LOC128882789, which gives rise to MWSNAEIARATRENLPNKEFNQPLTKKSRTHDSDNVHSECRVTRVVHILGRKYPLTDTFYKYLDIEVRIGGSCDVELAIGDSRGNEIKFSMDTWKDLLRKRHNILQIFADTSETSSEPISINGVTVKFRQLNDVKLAKLSNSTVSMFMSEKTVQKLFGFEYCIDHMYSWLSKNLYLVESKYNRFIEIIQNAEIKDYAKAIVESENFERHSLIDSELLALGLDVMLEYSYQ